In the Styela clava chromosome 8, kaStyClav1.hap1.2, whole genome shotgun sequence genome, one interval contains:
- the LOC120346136 gene encoding carboxypeptidase B-like, with product MKLFVLFSLVSLALAKKTFFGDQVLTLYPTTQDQVELIRGYEDEIDFWNPGYPSQVHENSPVDVRIEKFQLMKFKRTMKDAGINFEVKIGDVQMAIDEQVEPRSNHPKALIGYNYDVYHTYDQINSWTMDMEQQYPTLVTRSVIGTSWEGRDIPMLTLKTSDSKPAMLVDCGFHAREWISPAFCQCYVQQLIDSEILNDLTIHVIPVVNVDGYEYTHTTDRMWRKTRSKRAGSICYGVDPNRNCDAGWSGPGSSSKPCSETYYGPEKESEPEVKAVADFIRANINSLKAYVTFHAYGQMILYPYSYTEGVAATKDNLDYYAVAAYNAVKTPYNTNYIYGPGATTIYLAAGGSDDFAYDAGVPLSYTIELRDEGRYGFALPERQIEPVCIETFNLMEVMHQGARDRANGIILE from the exons ATGAAGTTATTCGTTTTATTCAGTCTTGTCTCTTTGGCATTGGCCAAGAAAACATTTTTTGG AGATCAAGTTCTAACACTTTATCCAACAACTCAAGACCAAGTTGAACTGATCAGAGGATATGAGGACGAG ATTGATTTCTGGAATCCAGGCTACCCCAGTCAAGTGCACGAAAACAGTCCAGTCGACGTCAGAATAGAAAA ATTTCAATTGATGAAATTTAAGCGCACGATGAAAGATGCAGGAATCAATTTTGAA GTCAAAATCGGAGATGTACAGATGGCGATTGATGAACAAGTTGAACCAAGAAGCAACCATCCTAAGGCATTGATTGGGTACAATTACGACGTATATCACACTTACGATCAA ATTAATAGTTGGACGATGGATATGGAACAACAGTATCCAACTTTGGTAACAAGAAGTGTGATTGGAACCAGTTGGGAAGGCAGAGATATCCCAATGCTAACTCTTAAAACCTCCGATAGCAAACCAGCTATGCTTGTTGATTGTGGATTTCATGCTCGTGAATGGATTTCTCCGGCTTTTTGCCAATGCTACGTTCAACAG CTGATAGATTCCGAAATCTTGAACGACCTGACTATTCACGTGATTCCCGTAGTAAACGTTGACGGTTATGAATACACACACACCACT gACAGAATGTGGAGAAAAACTCGCTCCAAACGCGCAGGAAGTATTTGCTACGGTGTTGATCCAAACAGAAACTGTGATGCAGGATGGTCAGGACCAGGATCATCATCAAAGCCTTGTTCTGAAACATACTACGGACCTGAAAAAGAATCTGAGCCTGAAGTGAAAGCCGTGGCAGATTTCATTCGAGCAAATATCAATTCACTg AAAGCATATGTTACCTTCCACGCATACGGGCAAATGATCCTTTATCCGTACTCCTACACGGAAGGTGTGGCTGCTACTAAGGACAATTTG GACTATTACGCAGTTGCAGCTTATAATGCTGTCAAAACTCCGtataatacaaattatatttACGGTCCAGGAGCAACGACTATTT ACTTGGCAGCAGGAGGTTCCGATGACTTTGCATACGATGCAGGGGTCCCACTTTCCTACACTATCGAACTCCGAGACGAAGGTAGATACGGCTTCGCTCTCCCAGAACGCCAA atcGAACCAGTCTGTATCGAGACGTTCAATCTGATGGAAGTAATGCATCAAGGTGCACGAGACCGTGCTAACGGCATTATACTCGAGTAA
- the LOC120346135 gene encoding carboxypeptidase B-like has translation MKLFVLFSLVSLALAKKTFFGDQVLTLHPTTQDQVELIRGYENEIDFWNPGYPSQVHENNPVDVRIEKFQLMKFKRTMKDAGINFEVKIGDVQMAIDEQVEPRRNHPKALLGYDYFIYHSYDEINSWTMDIEQQYPTLVTRSVIGTSWEGRDIPMLTLKTSDSKPAMLVDCGFHAREWISPAFCQCYVQQLIDSEILNDLTIHVIPVVNVDGYQYTHTNDRMWRKTRSKRAGSICYGVDPNRNCDAGWSGPGSSGSPCSDTYYGPSAESEPEVKAVADFIRANINSLKAYVTFHAYGQMILYPYSYQLRLADTTKNLDYYAVAAYNAVKTPFGTEYIYGPGGTTIYLAAGGSDDFAYDAGVPLSYTIELRDEGRYGFALPARQIEPVCEETFNLMEVMHQGVRDINAGVYNES, from the exons AGATCAAGTTCTAACACTCCATCCAACAACTCAAGACCAAGTTGAACTGATCAGAGGATATGAGAACGAG ATTGATTTTTGGAATCCTGGCTACCCCAGTCAAGTGCACGAAAACAATCCAGTTGACGTCAGGATAGAAAA aTTTCAATTGATGAAATTTAAGCGTACGATGAAAGACGCAGGAATTAATTTTGAG GTCAAAATAGGAGATGTCCAGATGGCGATTGATGAACAAGTTGAACCAAGAAGAAATCATCCTAAAGCATTGCTTGGATATGATTACTTCATATATCACTCATACGATGAA ATTAATAGTTGGACGATGGATATTGAACAACAGTATCCAACTTTGGTAACAAGAAGTGTGATTGGAACCAGTTGGGAAGGCAGAGATATCCCAATGCTCACTCTCAAAACCTCCGATAGCAAACCAGCTATGCTTGTTGATTGTGGATTTCATGCTCGTGAATGGATTTCTCCGGCTTTTTGCCAATGCTACGTTCAACAG CTGATAGATTCCGAAATCTTGAACGACCTGACTATTCACGTGATTCCCGTAGTAAACGTTGACGGTTATCAATACACACACACCAAT gaCAGAATGTGGAGAAAAACTCGCTCCAAACGCGCAGGAAGTATTTGCTACGGTGTTGATCCAAACAGAAACTGTGATGCAGGATGGTCAGGACCAGGATCATCAGGATCCCCTTGTTCTGACACATACTACGGACCTTCTGCAGAATCTGAGCCTGAAGTGAAAGCCGTGGCAGATTTCATTCGAGCAAATATTAATTCACTg AAAGCATACGTCACATTCCACGCCTACGGACAAATGATCCTATATCCTTACTCCTACCAGCTTCGCCTTGCtgatactacaaaaaatttg GACTATTACGCAGTTGCAGCTTATAATGCTGTCAAAACTCCTTTTGGTACAGAATATATTTACGGTCCAGGAGGCACGACTATTT ACTTGGCAGCAGGAGGTTCCGATGACTTTGCATACGATGCAGGGGTCCCACTTTCCTACACTATCGAACTCCGAGATGAGGGCAGATACGGCTTCGCTCTCCCAGCACGCCAA atcGAACCAGTCTGTGAGGAGACGTTCAATCTAATGGAAGTAATGCATCAGGGGGTCCGCGACATTAACGCTGGCGTATACAATGAGTCCTAG